The following proteins come from a genomic window of Trifolium pratense cultivar HEN17-A07 linkage group LG4, ARS_RC_1.1, whole genome shotgun sequence:
- the LOC123881494 gene encoding uncharacterized protein LOC123881494 isoform X1: protein MINLFISEPTPNNDTENESTKLRINLLNELETVIWSAIISSSRSEARMWLCKTIAGFNCITPRDQRALFINFLKTPKKKHDLASQLINLMFDKSPQKPGSVLARKTRVLENFFTGNPKRLLQWFSFCGLEQGKGLRALSQFAFKNRDICWEELEWKGKHGQSPAMVATKPHYFLDLDVQRTVENFLDNVPEFWSSSEVSESVKDGDIFLIDRQFFVRYFKDLMYREDSSDVWDVIEEFLEEQPFSCLCEHLLISFEEKDLCYFVELLCKCLDPRIEFRCLDDLSRLFVVVLLKCGVYESIDLMMLLNAVIGQGRQLIRLLRDEEAKESFEKVNEIVSKISAIPSDGNSLTPIFKNRCKMATVEVVKCLGLQSWVLYYRLSQECRTPESWESVFVHNQIGFRNSDKHALIDENGLLTEEDYSGFDRIPSGRVKKKKKQKASRKRRRAYDSDDGNDDELLDFDFASQKLYYPSNTKSWLLSTDKYASAWNSADLPEHLHRLCLSKWMIWLFEK from the exons ATGATCAACCTATTCATATCAGAACCCACTCCAAACAACGACACAGAAAACGAATCCACAAAACTTCGAATCAACCTATTGAACGAATTAGAAACCGTTATTTGGTCCGCAATAATCTCTTCCAGTCGCTCAGAAGCTCGAATGTGGCTCTGCAAAACCATCGCCGGATTCAACTGTATCACACCTCGCGATCAGCGTGCACTTTTCATCAATTTTCTAAAAACTCCAAAGAAAAAACACGATCTCGCTTCTCAGCTTATCAATTTGATGTTCGATAAGTCGCCCCAAAAACCTGGTTCGGTTTTAGCACGCAAAACTCGCGTGCTCGAGAATTTCTTCACCG GTAACCCTAAGCGTTTGTTGCAGTGGTTTTCGTTTTGTGGATTGGAACAGGGGAAAGGGTTGAGAGCTTTATCTCAGTTTGCATTTAAGAATAGGGATATTTGTTGGGAAGAGTTGGAGTGGAAAGGAAAACATGGACAATCACCTGCAATGGTTGCTACAAAGCCTCATTACTTTCTTGATTTAGATGTTCAGAGAACTGTAGAGAATTTTTTAGATAATGTGCCTGAATTTTGGTCGTCGAGTGAGGTTTCTGAGTCTGTAAAAGATGGTGATATTTTTCTTATTGATAGACAGTTTTTTGTTCGTTATTTTAAGGATTTGATGTATAGAGAGGATTCGAGTGATGTGTGGGATGTTATAGAAGAGTTCTTAGAAGAACAGCCTTTTTCTTGTTTGTGCGAGCATCTTCTTATTAGTTTTGAAGAGAAGGATTTGTGTTACTTTGTGGAGTTGCTTTGTAAATGTCTGGACCCGAGAATTGAGTTTCGATGTTTGGATGATTTGTCTCGGTTGTTTGTGGTTGTTCTTTTGAAGTGTGGGGTTTATGAATCTATTGACTTGATGATGCTGTTAAATGCTGTAATTGGTCAGGGGAGGCAGCTTATAAGACTTTTGCGCGACGAAGAGGCCAAGGAGTCGTTCGAGAAAGTTAATGAAATTGTGTCGAAGATATCTGCAATCCCAAGTGATGGTAATAGCTTGACCCCGATTTTTAAGAATAGGTGTAAGATGGCAACTGTGGAAGTGGTGAAGTGTCTTGGACTTCAGTCTTGGGTTCTATACTATAGGTTGTCGCAAGAGTGCCGAACTCCTGAGTCCTGGGAGTCTGTCTTTGTGCATAATCAAATTGGTTTCCGCAACTCTGATAAACATGCATTGATAGATGAGAATGGACTGTTGACAGAAGAAGATTATTCTGGTTTCGATCGTATTCCTTCTGGTAGAgttaagaaaaagaagaaacaaaaagcTAGTAGGAAGAGGAGGAGGGCATATGATAGTGATGATGGTAATGATGATGAGCTGCTAGATTTTGATTTTGCTAGCCAGAAGTTGTATTATCCCTCAAATACTAAAAGTTGGTTGCTTTCAACTGACAAGTACGCTTCGGCATGGAATAGT GCAGACTTACCTGAGCACCTTCATAGACTGTGTTTATCTAAGTGGATGATATGGCTTTTTGAAAAATGA
- the LOC123881494 gene encoding uncharacterized protein LOC123881494 isoform X2 — MINLFISEPTPNNDTENESTKLRINLLNELETVIWSAIISSSRSEARMWLCKTIAGFNCITPRDQRALFINFLKTPKKKHDLASQLINLMFDKSPQKPGSVLARKTRVLENFFTGNPKRLLQWFSFCGLEQGKGLRALSQFAFKNRDICWEELEWKGKHGQSPAMVATKPHYFLDLDVQRTVENFLDNVPEFWSSSEVSESVKDGDIFLIDRQFFVRYFKDLMYREDSSDVWDVIEEFLEEQPFSCLCEHLLISFEEKDLCYFVELLCKCLDPRIEFRCLDDLSRLFVVVLLKCGVYESIDLMMLLNAVIGQGRQLIRLLRDEEAKESFEKVNEIVSKISAIPSDGNSLTPIFKNRCKMATVEVVKCLGLQSWVLYYRLSQECRTPESWESVFVHNQIGFRNSDKHALIDENGLLTEEDYSGFDRIPSGRVKKKKKQKASRKRRRAYDSDDGNDDELLDFDFASQKLYYPSNTKSWLLSTDKYASAWNSTYLSTFIDCVYLSG, encoded by the exons ATGATCAACCTATTCATATCAGAACCCACTCCAAACAACGACACAGAAAACGAATCCACAAAACTTCGAATCAACCTATTGAACGAATTAGAAACCGTTATTTGGTCCGCAATAATCTCTTCCAGTCGCTCAGAAGCTCGAATGTGGCTCTGCAAAACCATCGCCGGATTCAACTGTATCACACCTCGCGATCAGCGTGCACTTTTCATCAATTTTCTAAAAACTCCAAAGAAAAAACACGATCTCGCTTCTCAGCTTATCAATTTGATGTTCGATAAGTCGCCCCAAAAACCTGGTTCGGTTTTAGCACGCAAAACTCGCGTGCTCGAGAATTTCTTCACCG GTAACCCTAAGCGTTTGTTGCAGTGGTTTTCGTTTTGTGGATTGGAACAGGGGAAAGGGTTGAGAGCTTTATCTCAGTTTGCATTTAAGAATAGGGATATTTGTTGGGAAGAGTTGGAGTGGAAAGGAAAACATGGACAATCACCTGCAATGGTTGCTACAAAGCCTCATTACTTTCTTGATTTAGATGTTCAGAGAACTGTAGAGAATTTTTTAGATAATGTGCCTGAATTTTGGTCGTCGAGTGAGGTTTCTGAGTCTGTAAAAGATGGTGATATTTTTCTTATTGATAGACAGTTTTTTGTTCGTTATTTTAAGGATTTGATGTATAGAGAGGATTCGAGTGATGTGTGGGATGTTATAGAAGAGTTCTTAGAAGAACAGCCTTTTTCTTGTTTGTGCGAGCATCTTCTTATTAGTTTTGAAGAGAAGGATTTGTGTTACTTTGTGGAGTTGCTTTGTAAATGTCTGGACCCGAGAATTGAGTTTCGATGTTTGGATGATTTGTCTCGGTTGTTTGTGGTTGTTCTTTTGAAGTGTGGGGTTTATGAATCTATTGACTTGATGATGCTGTTAAATGCTGTAATTGGTCAGGGGAGGCAGCTTATAAGACTTTTGCGCGACGAAGAGGCCAAGGAGTCGTTCGAGAAAGTTAATGAAATTGTGTCGAAGATATCTGCAATCCCAAGTGATGGTAATAGCTTGACCCCGATTTTTAAGAATAGGTGTAAGATGGCAACTGTGGAAGTGGTGAAGTGTCTTGGACTTCAGTCTTGGGTTCTATACTATAGGTTGTCGCAAGAGTGCCGAACTCCTGAGTCCTGGGAGTCTGTCTTTGTGCATAATCAAATTGGTTTCCGCAACTCTGATAAACATGCATTGATAGATGAGAATGGACTGTTGACAGAAGAAGATTATTCTGGTTTCGATCGTATTCCTTCTGGTAGAgttaagaaaaagaagaaacaaaaagcTAGTAGGAAGAGGAGGAGGGCATATGATAGTGATGATGGTAATGATGATGAGCTGCTAGATTTTGATTTTGCTAGCCAGAAGTTGTATTATCCCTCAAATACTAAAAGTTGGTTGCTTTCAACTGACAAGTACGCTTCGGCATGGAATAGT ACTTACCTGAGCACCTTCATAGACTGTGTTTATCTAAGTGGATGA